In Verrucomicrobiota bacterium, a single genomic region encodes these proteins:
- a CDS encoding SMP-30/gluconolactonase/LRE family protein has protein sequence MQILPLVSRICLLTLVCSIFLKAADDYVLGPDSMKQAGVPEGSIEKLFFNDSKIYPGTERDWWIYVPAQYDPSKPACLMVWQDGGSRVTRDGQWRVPVVFDNLIHKGDMPVTIGVFINPGVVPAPHENAEARYNRSFEYDGMGDRYARFLIEEMIPQVEAKYNISKDPNDRGIAGSSSGAIAAFGVAWNRPDAFRRVFSTVGTYVGLRGGDEYATLIRKTEPKPLRIFLQDGSNDLNIYAGGWWEANLDMLASLKFSGYEVTNAWGDGGHNSKHGGSILPDALRWLWKNYPSPIKAGNTENRRTHILIEGEDWELVSEGHQFTEGPATNTKGEVFFTDLRTSEIFKVDLEGKVSLFASETGNANGLMFGADGRLYACANGKKEIVAYTMDGKATTIVKGYPSNDIVVLPNGGYFTSPGEKKVYHFTFDGEVKVVDEGIEQPNGIMVSPDHTLLTVVDTAGRFGFSFQIQADGSLAYKQPYHHLHRHDSQSKSGGDGLAVDVEGRSYITTHVGLQIVDQPGRVHLILEKPQEGWLSNAVFGGPDLNYIYVTITDKVYRRKTSTRGFLPFLDPIKPPKPRL, from the coding sequence ATGCAAATCTTACCTTTGGTCTCGCGGATATGTCTCTTAACCCTGGTTTGTTCTATTTTTCTAAAGGCCGCCGACGACTATGTCCTGGGTCCCGATTCCATGAAACAGGCCGGCGTTCCCGAAGGGTCAATTGAAAAGCTGTTTTTCAACGACAGTAAGATTTATCCCGGAACCGAACGGGATTGGTGGATTTATGTGCCGGCGCAGTATGACCCGTCAAAACCGGCTTGTTTAATGGTTTGGCAAGATGGGGGCAGTCGAGTTACTCGCGACGGACAATGGCGAGTGCCGGTGGTGTTCGATAATTTGATTCACAAGGGCGATATGCCGGTAACTATTGGTGTCTTTATTAATCCCGGCGTTGTTCCAGCACCTCACGAGAATGCTGAGGCTCGGTACAACCGAAGTTTTGAGTACGACGGGATGGGAGATCGTTACGCACGTTTCTTGATTGAGGAAATGATTCCTCAAGTCGAAGCGAAATATAACATTAGCAAAGATCCGAACGATCGCGGTATCGCCGGGTCTAGCTCCGGAGCAATTGCTGCCTTCGGAGTCGCCTGGAACAGACCGGATGCCTTTCGTCGTGTTTTTAGTACTGTTGGGACTTACGTCGGTCTTAGAGGTGGGGATGAGTACGCGACACTAATAAGAAAGACGGAGCCGAAGCCGTTACGTATATTTCTGCAGGACGGAAGTAATGATCTGAATATCTACGCTGGCGGCTGGTGGGAGGCCAATCTGGATATGTTAGCTTCTTTGAAATTCTCAGGATACGAAGTGACTAATGCCTGGGGCGACGGAGGCCACAACTCCAAGCACGGTGGTTCCATTCTTCCCGATGCATTGCGGTGGCTTTGGAAAAATTATCCCAGCCCGATTAAAGCCGGAAACACAGAGAACCGCCGCACCCATATTTTGATTGAAGGAGAGGACTGGGAACTCGTCAGCGAGGGCCATCAATTCACGGAGGGGCCCGCAACAAATACCAAGGGTGAAGTCTTTTTTACGGATCTGCGTACGAGCGAAATATTTAAGGTCGATCTGGAGGGCAAAGTATCCCTGTTTGCATCGGAAACAGGTAATGCCAATGGCCTCATGTTTGGTGCAGACGGCAGACTCTATGCATGCGCCAATGGCAAAAAGGAGATTGTGGCCTACACCATGGACGGTAAAGCAACCACCATTGTAAAGGGATACCCGAGCAATGACATCGTTGTTTTGCCCAATGGCGGATATTTTACATCACCTGGCGAAAAGAAAGTTTACCACTTCACCTTTGATGGAGAGGTTAAAGTCGTAGACGAGGGGATCGAGCAGCCGAACGGCATTATGGTTTCACCGGATCACACCCTGTTGACAGTCGTTGATACAGCAGGTCGTTTTGGTTTTTCCTTTCAAATTCAGGCTGATGGTTCATTGGCTTATAAACAACCGTATCATCACCTTCATCGTCATGACAGCCAAAGCAAAAGCGGAGGCGATGGCCTGGCTGTGGATGTCGAAGGTCGTTCCTATATTACGACGCATGTCGGTTTGCAAATTGTTGATCAACCGGGGCGAGTTCATTTGATTTTGGAGAAACCCCAAGAAGGTTGGTTATCCAATGCTGTTTTTGGCGGACCGGACTTGAATTATATCTACGTCACTATCACCGATAAAGTGTATCGTCGTAAAACCTCAACCCGTGGTTTTCTTCCTTTTCTTGATCCGATTAAACCTCCTAAACCACGCCTTTAA
- a CDS encoding aldo/keto reductase, producing the protein MKHQLLRGTGATVSRVCLGTMTFGQQVDEAEAGRILGAAMDGGVNFIDTADVYVNGESEIITGNILKGKRDQVVLASKVGSPSEDGNPRTSGLHKWHILKGVEASLKRLQTDCLDILYLHRPDRNTPVEETLEACDQLTRQGKALYIGTSNHSSWKMMELELKSKNSGYSPPCVTQLPYNLITRGIEDECLEYCETHNIGLVVYNALAGGLLTGKHTPDKPVVGSRFDYSKMYFDRYFNGSNFQTVDALQQVAAHAGISLIELSLQWLYSQAQVDSILLGASRVEQLEQSIHALDGKLDQEVLDACDHVWKQVRGNHFKYYR; encoded by the coding sequence ATGAAACACCAATTATTGCGTGGAACGGGAGCTACTGTTTCCCGGGTTTGTCTCGGAACTATGACTTTTGGTCAGCAAGTTGATGAGGCCGAAGCTGGCCGGATCCTCGGAGCAGCTATGGATGGAGGAGTCAATTTTATCGATACGGCTGATGTATATGTGAATGGCGAATCGGAAATAATCACGGGAAATATTCTGAAAGGAAAGCGCGACCAGGTTGTCCTTGCCAGCAAGGTTGGATCGCCTAGTGAGGATGGGAATCCGCGAACGAGTGGTTTACATAAGTGGCACATTCTCAAAGGTGTGGAGGCATCGCTTAAGCGACTACAAACCGACTGCCTCGACATCCTGTATCTCCATCGGCCTGATCGAAACACGCCGGTTGAAGAAACCCTTGAAGCCTGCGACCAACTAACCCGGCAAGGGAAGGCTCTCTACATTGGTACTTCCAATCATTCTTCCTGGAAGATGATGGAGCTGGAGTTGAAAAGTAAGAACAGCGGCTATTCTCCACCCTGTGTGACTCAACTACCGTATAATTTAATAACCCGGGGCATCGAAGACGAGTGTCTCGAATATTGCGAAACACATAATATCGGCCTCGTTGTTTATAACGCTTTGGCTGGTGGACTTCTTACGGGAAAACATACCCCGGACAAGCCGGTGGTAGGATCACGTTTCGACTATTCGAAAATGTATTTTGACCGCTACTTCAATGGGTCCAATTTTCAGACAGTGGATGCTCTTCAACAAGTGGCGGCACACGCTGGAATCAGTTTAATCGAATTGTCTCTGCAATGGCTTTACTCACAAGCTCAGGTAGATTCAATTCTCCTCGGAGCCAGTCGAGTTGAGCAACTGGAGCAGAGTATCCATGCGCTGGATGGTAAGCTCGATCAGGAAGTCCTCGATGCCTGCGATCATGTCTGGAAGCAGGTCCGGGGGAATCATTTTAAATACTACCGATAG
- a CDS encoding isocitrate/isopropylmalate dehydrogenase family protein, which produces MKSYHIAVVPGDGIGPEVCQATIQVIRDALPAGCQMVFKDHPAGANHFLKTGIALPDTTIEACRNAHAILLGAAGLPNVLYNDGTEAGQDTTLKLRFELDLYANIRPIKLYDGINGPLKGDPKIDYVIVRENTEGLYASRGKGIVEAGVRASDTMEITRKGVERIVRKAAEICMIRNGAPVDGKHRVTICDKSNVLRSFAFFRAVADEVLADYPEIEVDYALVDALTMYLVTRPSYYDVIVSENLLGDIISDLGAATIGGLGIADSSEIGDHHALFQASHGSAPDIAGKNLANPIATILSGASMLEWLSLQNNDPALTSAALNIRKAIAEILHEGSTITSDLGGTAGTDEFVNAVCEKLN; this is translated from the coding sequence ATGAAATCCTACCATATCGCAGTAGTACCCGGCGACGGTATCGGACCGGAAGTTTGTCAAGCAACGATCCAGGTGATCCGAGATGCTCTTCCCGCAGGTTGTCAGATGGTTTTCAAAGACCATCCCGCTGGAGCAAATCACTTCTTAAAAACGGGAATCGCCCTGCCGGATACAACCATCGAAGCTTGCCGCAATGCCCATGCCATACTTCTGGGTGCAGCCGGACTGCCCAACGTGCTTTACAATGACGGAACGGAAGCGGGACAGGATACGACCCTTAAACTTCGATTCGAATTGGATCTATACGCCAATATTCGTCCCATTAAACTGTATGATGGAATCAATGGCCCTCTTAAAGGAGATCCAAAAATCGACTACGTAATCGTACGCGAAAACACCGAAGGCCTGTACGCTTCACGTGGAAAGGGAATCGTTGAAGCAGGAGTTCGCGCATCGGACACCATGGAAATAACGCGCAAAGGCGTTGAGCGAATCGTCCGAAAAGCGGCAGAAATCTGCATGATACGCAACGGAGCTCCGGTAGATGGCAAGCACCGTGTCACCATTTGCGATAAGTCCAATGTACTTCGATCATTCGCTTTCTTTCGCGCTGTGGCCGATGAAGTGCTGGCCGACTATCCGGAAATCGAAGTCGACTATGCTTTGGTTGATGCGCTTACGATGTATTTGGTTACGCGACCGAGCTATTACGACGTAATAGTCAGCGAAAATCTTTTGGGCGATATCATTTCCGACCTGGGTGCCGCAACCATCGGCGGCCTGGGCATAGCCGACTCCTCAGAGATTGGAGATCACCATGCTCTTTTCCAGGCATCCCACGGTTCCGCTCCTGACATCGCTGGCAAAAACCTGGCAAACCCTATCGCCACCATTTTATCCGGAGCCAGCATGCTCGAATGGCTGAGCCTCCAAAATAACGATCCAGCACTCACCTCCGCCGCGTTGAATATCCGCAAGGCTATCGCCGAAATACTACACGAGGGATCGACCATCACAAGCGACTTGGGTGGAACTGCAGGTACAGATGAGTTTGTGAATGCCGTTTGCGAAAAGTTAAACTGA
- a CDS encoding amidohydrolase family protein — protein MANTIHDLEITDPHHHLWDLEAHYYPWLTDSFGERVCGDYAAIRKNYLLEDFQKDIVDLNVTRTVHIEAVIDPCQAVDETAWLQNISDSESSQGIPHGIVAQADFAEDHIERILDEHSQFANFRAIRDVVHEGWIDPLNPKPTKLQNSAWREAVGLCQKFGIHFELQIYYQQVEEAIELLKLHPDLPIILTHNGCPALRTPDHLEGWRTAMSRLAAHPNLYVKLSGYGMFERNWTVDSVRPLIEDTLAAFGIDRCMFASNYPVDGLACSYLDIWTQFFEVTKGFSIDERNKLFPKTLTGFIASPK, from the coding sequence ATGGCAAACACCATTCATGATCTGGAAATCACAGATCCTCACCACCACCTATGGGATCTGGAAGCACATTACTATCCCTGGTTAACGGACTCCTTTGGTGAACGCGTTTGCGGCGACTACGCTGCCATCCGAAAAAATTACCTGCTTGAAGACTTTCAAAAGGATATCGTTGATTTAAACGTCACAAGGACAGTTCATATTGAAGCGGTCATCGATCCTTGTCAGGCGGTTGATGAAACAGCCTGGCTACAAAACATATCCGATTCGGAATCCAGCCAGGGTATTCCACACGGAATCGTCGCTCAAGCTGACTTCGCTGAAGACCACATCGAACGCATCCTCGACGAACACAGTCAGTTTGCTAACTTTCGCGCAATTCGCGATGTGGTCCACGAAGGTTGGATTGACCCTCTGAACCCAAAGCCGACGAAGCTTCAAAACTCCGCTTGGCGTGAAGCTGTCGGGCTTTGCCAAAAATTCGGAATCCACTTCGAACTGCAGATTTACTACCAACAAGTCGAAGAGGCCATTGAGCTACTCAAGCTACATCCAGACCTCCCCATCATTCTTACCCATAACGGATGCCCTGCATTAAGAACACCGGATCATTTGGAAGGCTGGCGAACGGCGATGAGTCGGTTGGCCGCACATCCCAACCTGTATGTGAAGCTATCCGGTTACGGTATGTTTGAAAGAAACTGGACAGTCGACTCAGTCCGGCCGCTCATTGAAGATACCCTGGCAGCGTTCGGCATCGACCGTTGCATGTTCGCAAGCAACTATCCCGTCGATGGACTGGCTTGTAGTTACCTCGATATTTGGACCCAGTTCTTCGAAGTCACCAAAGGTTTCTCGATCGACGAAAGAAACAAACTTTTTCCCAAAACGCTAACCGGTTTTATCGCCTCTCCTAAATGA